The proteins below are encoded in one region of Streptomyces cyanogenus:
- a CDS encoding pyruvate carboxylase — protein sequence MFRKVLVANRGEIAIRAFRAGYELGARTVAVFPHEDRNSLHRLKADEAYEIGEPGHPVRAYLSVEEIVGAARRAGADAVYPGYGFLSENPELARACEEAGITFVGPSAATLELTGNKARAVAAARAAGVPVLGSSQPSTDVDELVRAAEEIGFPVFVKAVAGGGGRGMRRVEDPAQLRESIEAASREAASAFGDPTVFLEKAVVEPRHIEVQILADGAGNVIHLFERDCSVQRRHQKVIELAPAPNLDPELRDRICADAVRFAREIGYRNAGTVEFLLDRDGNHVFIEMNPRIQVEHTVTEEVTDVDLVQAQMRIASGETLADLGLSQDRITLRGAALQCRITTEDPANGFRPDTGRISAYRSPGGSGIRLDGGTTHAGTEISAHFDSMLVKLTCRGRDFHAAIGRARRAVAEFRIRGVATNIPFLQAVLDDPDFQAGRVTTSFIEQRPHLLTARSSADRGTKLLTYLADVTVNKPHGQRPDLLDPLTKLPPLPAGEPPAGSRQLLVDLGPEGFARHLRESPTIGVTDTTFRDAHQSLLATRVRTKDLLAVAPVVARTLPQLLSLECWGGATYDVALRFLAEDPWERLAALREAVPNICLQMLLRGRNTVGYTPYPTEVTDAFVQEAAATGIDIFRIFDALNDVGQMRPAIEAVRETGTAVAEVALCYTADLNDPGERLYTLDYYLRLAEQIVEAGAHVLAIKDMAGLLRAPAAAKLVSALRREFDLPVHLHTHDTAGGQLATYLAAIQAGADAVDGAVASMAGTTSQPSLSAIVAATDHSDRPTGLDLQAVGDLEPYWEGVRKIYAPFEAGLASPTGRVYHHEIPGGQLSNLRTQAVALGLGDRFEDIEAMYAAADRILGRLVKVTPSSKVVGDLALHLVGAGVSPEAFESTPDKFDIPDSVIGFLRGELGTPPGGWPEPFRTKALQGRAAPKPAPELSAEDREGLAKDRRATLNRLLFPGPTREFDTHRQNFGDTSVLDSKAFFYGLRPGKEYAVDLEPGVRLLIELQAIGEADERGLRTVMSTLNGQLRPIQVRDRAAASDVPVTEKADRSNPGHVAAPFAGVVTLAVAEGDEVAAGATIATIEAMKMEATITAPKAGRVSRLAITRIQQVEGGDLLAELV from the coding sequence ATGTTCCGCAAGGTGCTGGTCGCCAACCGTGGCGAGATCGCGATCCGCGCGTTCCGGGCGGGCTACGAACTCGGCGCGCGCACCGTCGCCGTGTTCCCGCACGAGGACCGCAACTCGTTGCACCGGCTGAAGGCCGACGAGGCCTACGAGATCGGGGAGCCGGGACACCCGGTGCGGGCCTACCTCTCCGTCGAGGAGATCGTGGGGGCCGCCCGCCGGGCGGGCGCCGACGCCGTCTACCCGGGCTACGGCTTCCTGTCGGAGAACCCGGAGCTGGCCCGCGCCTGCGAGGAGGCGGGCATCACCTTTGTCGGTCCCAGCGCGGCGACGCTGGAGCTGACCGGCAACAAGGCCCGCGCGGTCGCCGCCGCCCGCGCGGCCGGCGTACCCGTGCTCGGCTCCTCCCAGCCCTCCACCGACGTGGACGAACTGGTGCGCGCCGCCGAGGAGATCGGCTTTCCCGTCTTCGTCAAGGCGGTCGCCGGCGGCGGCGGGCGCGGCATGCGCCGTGTCGAGGACCCGGCCCAGCTGCGCGAGTCCATCGAGGCCGCCTCCCGCGAGGCCGCGTCCGCGTTCGGCGACCCCACCGTCTTCCTGGAGAAGGCCGTCGTCGAGCCCCGCCACATCGAGGTGCAGATCCTCGCCGACGGCGCGGGCAACGTCATCCACCTCTTCGAACGCGACTGCTCGGTGCAGCGCCGCCACCAGAAGGTCATCGAGCTGGCCCCCGCGCCCAACCTGGACCCGGAGCTGCGCGACCGGATCTGCGCCGACGCCGTCCGCTTCGCCCGCGAGATCGGTTACCGCAACGCCGGCACCGTGGAGTTCCTGCTCGACCGCGACGGCAACCACGTGTTCATCGAGATGAACCCGCGCATCCAGGTCGAGCACACGGTGACCGAGGAGGTCACCGACGTCGACCTGGTCCAGGCCCAGATGCGGATCGCCTCCGGCGAGACCCTCGCCGACCTCGGCCTCTCCCAGGACAGGATCACCCTGCGCGGCGCCGCCCTCCAGTGCCGGATCACCACCGAGGACCCCGCCAACGGCTTCCGCCCCGACACCGGCCGGATCAGCGCCTACCGCTCCCCGGGCGGCTCCGGCATCCGGCTCGACGGCGGTACCACCCACGCCGGGACGGAGATCAGCGCGCACTTCGACTCGATGCTGGTCAAGCTCACCTGCCGGGGACGCGACTTCCACGCCGCCATCGGCCGGGCCCGGCGCGCGGTCGCCGAGTTCCGCATCCGCGGTGTCGCCACGAACATCCCGTTCCTCCAGGCGGTCCTGGACGACCCCGACTTCCAGGCCGGGCGCGTCACGACCTCCTTCATCGAGCAGCGCCCGCACCTGCTCACCGCCCGCTCCTCCGCCGACCGCGGCACCAAGCTGCTCACCTACCTCGCCGACGTCACCGTCAACAAGCCGCACGGTCAGCGGCCCGACCTGCTCGACCCGCTGACCAAGCTGCCGCCGCTGCCCGCAGGCGAGCCGCCCGCCGGCTCCCGGCAGCTCCTCGTGGACCTCGGCCCGGAGGGCTTCGCCCGGCACCTGCGCGAATCGCCGACCATCGGCGTCACCGACACCACCTTCCGCGACGCCCACCAGTCCCTGCTCGCGACCCGGGTGCGCACCAAGGACCTGCTCGCCGTCGCCCCCGTCGTCGCCCGCACCCTCCCGCAGCTGCTGTCCCTGGAGTGCTGGGGCGGCGCGACCTACGACGTCGCCCTGCGCTTCCTCGCCGAGGACCCCTGGGAGCGGCTGGCCGCCCTGCGCGAGGCCGTCCCCAACATCTGCCTGCAGATGCTGCTGCGCGGCCGCAACACCGTCGGCTACACCCCGTACCCGACCGAGGTGACCGACGCCTTCGTGCAGGAGGCCGCCGCCACCGGCATCGACATCTTCCGCATCTTCGACGCCCTCAACGACGTCGGCCAGATGCGGCCCGCCATCGAGGCCGTACGCGAGACCGGCACCGCCGTCGCCGAGGTCGCCCTCTGTTACACCGCCGACCTGAACGACCCGGGCGAGCGGCTGTACACCCTCGACTACTACCTGCGCCTCGCCGAGCAGATCGTGGAGGCCGGCGCCCACGTCCTCGCCATCAAGGACATGGCGGGCCTGCTGCGCGCCCCGGCCGCCGCCAAGCTGGTCTCCGCGCTGCGCCGCGAGTTCGACCTGCCCGTGCACCTGCACACGCACGACACCGCGGGCGGCCAGCTCGCCACCTACCTCGCCGCGATCCAGGCCGGCGCCGACGCGGTCGACGGCGCGGTGGCCTCCATGGCCGGTACGACCTCCCAGCCGTCGCTGTCCGCGATCGTCGCCGCCACCGACCACTCCGACCGGCCCACCGGCCTGGACCTCCAGGCGGTCGGTGACCTGGAGCCGTACTGGGAGGGCGTCCGCAAGATCTATGCCCCGTTCGAGGCGGGCCTCGCCTCGCCGACCGGCCGGGTCTACCACCACGAGATCCCCGGCGGCCAGCTCTCCAACCTGCGCACCCAGGCCGTCGCCCTCGGTCTCGGCGACCGCTTCGAGGACATCGAGGCGATGTACGCCGCCGCCGACCGCATCCTCGGCCGCCTGGTGAAGGTCACCCCGTCCTCCAAGGTGGTCGGCGACCTGGCCCTGCACCTCGTCGGCGCCGGTGTCTCCCCGGAGGCCTTCGAGTCGACCCCCGACAAGTTCGACATCCCGGACTCGGTGATCGGCTTCCTGCGGGGCGAGCTGGGCACCCCGCCCGGCGGCTGGCCGGAGCCGTTCCGCACCAAGGCGCTCCAGGGCCGCGCCGCGCCCAAGCCCGCGCCCGAGCTGTCCGCCGAGGACCGTGAGGGACTGGCCAAGGACCGGCGGGCCACCCTCAACCGGCTGCTGTTCCCCGGCCCGACCCGCGAGTTCGACACGCACCGGCAGAACTTCGGCGACACCAGCGTGCTGGACAGCAAGGCCTTCTTCTACGGCCTGCGCCCGGGCAAGGAGTACGCCGTCGACCTGGAGCCCGGCGTCCGGCTGCTGATCGAGCTGCAGGCGATCGGCGAGGCCGACGAGCGCGGCCTGCGCACCGTGATGTCCACGCTCAACGGCCAGCTCCGCCCCATCCAGGTCCGTGACCGTGCGGCGGCCTCCGACGTTCCGGTGACGGAGAAGGCCGACCGGTCCAACCCCGGCCATGTCGCGGCGCCCTTCGCCGGTGTGGTGACGCTGGCCGTCGCCGAGGGCGACGAGGTGGCGGCCGGCGCCACGATCGCCACCATCGAGGCGATGAAGATGGAGGCCACGATCACCGCCCCGAAGGCGGGCCGTGTCTCCCGGCTGGCCATCACCCGCATCCAGCAGGTGGAGGGCGGCGACCTACTGGCCGAACTGGTCTGA
- a CDS encoding SMP-30/gluconolactonase/LRE family protein: MPRPSRLTGAATTVALAFGLVAAAPATGREPIVTDTRVLAHFDLAAGQTPENIALDRDGSADLTFALARQVAHVTPDGYTQVRATLPAVAHPATPLLHSAAVTGIARAHDGTLYVTYATGTDATGIWRLSPDGGAPQQIAALPADGLPNGLALDEQRGLLYAADSVRGTIWRVPQAGGTATAWATGRALAPLPASPAHGFGANGIKVRRDSVWVSNSDRGTLLRIPVGADGSAGPVETRADALTGIDDFTFPGHGRSVLAALNSGSRVVLIHTDGTVTDVLTARDGLSNPTSVAVLGRSVYVPSAALTTRRDPNLLVSRLRHLIGRG; this comes from the coding sequence ATGCCCCGACCATCCCGCCTGACCGGCGCCGCCACCACCGTCGCGCTGGCCTTCGGCCTCGTCGCCGCCGCGCCCGCCACCGGCCGCGAGCCGATCGTCACGGACACGCGCGTACTCGCCCACTTCGACCTGGCCGCCGGGCAGACCCCCGAGAACATCGCGCTCGACCGCGACGGCTCCGCCGACCTCACCTTCGCCCTCGCCCGCCAGGTCGCCCATGTCACCCCCGACGGCTACACGCAGGTCCGCGCGACCCTGCCCGCCGTGGCGCACCCGGCCACCCCACTCCTCCACAGCGCCGCCGTCACCGGCATCGCCCGCGCCCACGACGGCACGCTCTACGTCACCTACGCCACCGGCACCGACGCGACCGGTATCTGGCGCCTCTCCCCCGACGGCGGCGCACCGCAGCAGATCGCCGCGCTGCCGGCCGACGGGCTGCCCAACGGGCTGGCCCTCGACGAGCAGCGAGGCCTGCTCTACGCGGCCGACTCGGTGCGCGGCACGATCTGGCGCGTCCCGCAGGCGGGTGGCACGGCCACGGCGTGGGCGACGGGCCGGGCACTCGCTCCGCTCCCGGCGTCGCCCGCCCACGGCTTCGGCGCCAACGGCATCAAGGTCCGCCGCGACTCCGTGTGGGTGTCGAACAGCGACCGGGGCACCCTGCTGCGCATCCCCGTCGGCGCGGACGGCTCCGCCGGCCCCGTCGAGACCCGGGCCGACGCGCTCACCGGCATCGACGACTTCACCTTCCCCGGGCACGGCAGGAGCGTGCTGGCCGCGCTCAACTCCGGGAGCAGGGTGGTCCTGATCCATACGGACGGCACCGTCACGGACGTGCTCACCGCGCGGGACGGCCTGTCCAACCCGACCTCCGTGGCCGTCCTCGGCAGGAGCGTGTACGTGCCGAGCGCCGCCCTCACCACCCGGCGCGATCCCAACCTCCTCGTCTCCCGCCTGCGGCACCTCATCGGCCGCGGGTAG
- a CDS encoding polysaccharide lyase family 7 protein, translated as MTRSRLLAATATTALALALTALGTGGADAADPRVAPGGNFDLSVWQLQEPVGSPGKPTTIPSSRLQGPNGYQDAYFYTDTRDGAMTFWAPEKGVTTPNSRYARSELREMNRDGSPADWALAGSHRMSATLRVVSVTKNVCVGQIHLGSGGSSTKPLVELYYHANGDIVLGTEDSPSGGQTQHPVGHVSVGKTWNYTIAVSGGNTVELTVNGTTSRYAIPSAFKPYKQYFKAGSYNQSSSDSTTAGARVAFYGLTVSHG; from the coding sequence ATGACCCGATCACGGCTTCTCGCGGCGACGGCCACGACGGCCCTCGCCCTCGCCCTCACCGCGCTCGGCACCGGCGGCGCGGACGCGGCCGACCCGCGCGTCGCGCCCGGCGGCAACTTCGACCTGTCCGTCTGGCAGCTCCAGGAGCCCGTCGGCTCCCCCGGCAAGCCCACCACCATCCCCTCGTCCCGGCTCCAGGGACCGAACGGCTACCAGGACGCGTACTTCTACACCGACACCCGCGACGGCGCGATGACCTTCTGGGCGCCCGAGAAGGGCGTCACCACGCCGAACTCCAGGTACGCCCGCTCCGAGCTGCGCGAGATGAACCGCGACGGCTCCCCCGCCGACTGGGCGCTCGCCGGCAGCCACCGGATGAGCGCGACCCTGCGGGTCGTGTCCGTGACCAAGAACGTGTGCGTCGGCCAGATCCACCTCGGCTCCGGCGGCTCCTCCACCAAGCCGCTGGTGGAGCTGTACTACCACGCGAACGGGGACATCGTCCTCGGCACCGAGGACTCGCCGTCCGGTGGCCAGACCCAGCACCCCGTCGGGCACGTCTCCGTCGGCAAGACCTGGAACTACACCATCGCCGTCTCCGGCGGGAACACCGTCGAACTGACCGTGAACGGCACCACCAGCCGCTACGCCATCCCGTCCGCCTTCAAGCCGTACAAGCAGTACTTCAAGGCCGGCTCCTACAACCAGTCCTCCTCGGACAGCACCACCGCCGGCGCCCGTGTGGCGTTCTACGGGCTGACCGTCTCCCACGGCTGA
- a CDS encoding carbohydrate-binding protein: MRRPRACLGAAAAVTLAAAGSTALVAGNASGATTALSNRWYAAAPYLMPLDNDPPDPGAIMDATGLKAFQLAFVLAPDGGGCTPTWGGTAPVASDTAVQSAIATIRAKGGDVSVSIGGYGGTKLGQACADPASTAAAYQQVITKYGLHAIDFDLEEPEYENSAAIRNEIGAAKILQQNNPGLYVSVTTAGTADGTGWFGKQMLLEAKSQGFIPNNFSIMPFDGGFNGAASQTGALTNFNSVLQSTFGWDQATAYAHEGFSGMNGRSDTGEYFTQADFRTVLDYATSHHMDRFTFWSLNRDRQCTPADNGGRTSGTCSSVTQNAWDFAKYSVEFAGATPPSTTPTPTPTPASCKPAWSATAVYTQGTEVSYGKHNWKAKWWTQNEVPGASQWGPWQDEGAC, translated from the coding sequence GTGAGACGTCCTCGGGCATGTCTGGGCGCGGCGGCGGCCGTCACCCTCGCCGCGGCCGGCAGCACCGCGCTGGTCGCGGGCAACGCCTCGGGCGCGACCACCGCGCTGAGCAACCGCTGGTATGCCGCCGCCCCCTATCTGATGCCGCTGGACAACGACCCGCCGGACCCGGGCGCCATCATGGACGCCACCGGCCTGAAGGCGTTCCAGCTGGCGTTCGTCCTGGCCCCCGACGGCGGCGGCTGCACGCCGACGTGGGGCGGCACGGCGCCGGTCGCCTCGGACACCGCCGTGCAGTCGGCGATCGCCACCATCCGCGCCAAGGGCGGCGACGTCTCCGTCTCCATCGGCGGCTACGGCGGCACCAAGCTCGGCCAGGCCTGCGCCGACCCGGCCTCCACGGCGGCGGCCTACCAGCAGGTCATCACCAAGTACGGGCTGCACGCCATCGACTTCGACCTGGAGGAACCGGAATACGAGAACAGCGCGGCGATCCGGAACGAGATCGGCGCCGCGAAGATCCTCCAGCAGAACAACCCGGGACTGTACGTCTCCGTGACCACGGCCGGCACGGCGGACGGCACCGGCTGGTTCGGCAAGCAGATGCTGCTGGAGGCAAAGTCGCAGGGCTTCATCCCGAACAACTTCTCCATCATGCCGTTCGACGGCGGCTTCAACGGCGCGGCGAGCCAGACCGGCGCGCTCACCAACTTCAACTCCGTCCTCCAGTCCACGTTCGGCTGGGACCAGGCGACCGCCTACGCCCACGAGGGCTTCTCCGGAATGAACGGCCGCAGTGACACCGGCGAGTACTTCACCCAGGCCGACTTCCGGACCGTGCTCGACTACGCCACGAGCCACCACATGGACCGGTTCACCTTCTGGTCGCTGAACCGCGACCGGCAGTGCACGCCGGCCGACAACGGCGGCCGTACCTCCGGCACCTGTTCGAGCGTGACCCAGAACGCGTGGGACTTCGCCAAGTACTCGGTGGAGTTCGCCGGGGCCACCCCGCCGAGCACGACACCCACCCCCACGCCGACACCGGCCTCCTGCAAGCCGGCCTGGAGTGCGACGGCCGTGTACACCCAGGGCACCGAGGTCTCGTACGGCAAGCACAACTGGAAGGCGAAGTGGTGGACCCAGAACGAGGTGCCCGGCGCCTCGCAGTGGGGCCCCTGGCAGGACGAGGGCGCCTGCTGA
- a CDS encoding TIM-barrel domain-containing protein: MRRLRHRVPWKAWTTLALASALAGTALAAPARAADPAAGAVLDPAHSSVSWHSPVYAKGTGGGPEKCPDAATDPGGMVCARFDLTVSVPDGYWDDNPEGGIPLSITWERPSDDFDLYVYDDHGKQVASSAGTADPEATVIPRASGTYHVLVVPYDVHDNSFTGTAYLPATTDAGDLTSFSGGDGSYTVAAGRLTARADFLKGGRLRLQADPSGALSDPAGTAIVREQPALQRHTSSFDAGDYYGIRSPDAVLRVYKKPLRFGLYRPDNRTRIWQEDKPLRWSTGGMRQSLTRGADEQFFGGGEQNGSFSHRGRTMYVANSFDWNEGGYNNSQPFYLSSAGYGVFRNTFAPGVYTFGSPVTTGQQERRLDAYYFLGDAKQVIGKYTALVGRPFMPPVYGLEPGDSDCYLHNANRGERHTLDALKIADGYTEHRMPLGWMLVNDGYGCGYEDLERTAEGLRDHHAQLGLWTQDGIDKLADQVKAGQRVAKLDVAWVGNGYKFALDACDAAKKGIEDNSDARGFVWLPVSWAGAQRCGVLWSGDQKLSWDYIRWQIPTYAGATMSGIAYNTGDIGSIYRHDAEMYTRDLQWKAFLPAVMTMDGWASDLTTGKPADQQPWRDGEPYTSINRTYLQLKERLLPYMYTLSAQAAKTGVGAVRPLWLEYPDDPNTLDAQAKYEFLSGPDFLVAPVYQDSDTRDGIYLPKGTWTDYWSGRTYHGPTTLNGYHAPLDTLPLFVREGAIVPMWPKGTTSWQTRDRHELDWDLYPAAHGTGHYTLYEDDGVTRDFAKGAAATQRVSMRADGRGTTVTVGASRGDYAGRPDARAYRFTVHGGTAPARVLLDGHQLPDDAWSYDAGTHVTTVSTPSLPLDRRFTVRLVDPR; the protein is encoded by the coding sequence GTGCGAAGACTCCGTCACCGTGTGCCGTGGAAGGCCTGGACGACGCTGGCGCTGGCGAGCGCCCTGGCCGGGACCGCGCTCGCCGCCCCGGCCCGGGCCGCCGACCCGGCGGCCGGCGCCGTGCTGGACCCGGCGCACAGCAGCGTCAGCTGGCACAGCCCGGTCTACGCCAAGGGCACCGGCGGCGGCCCGGAGAAGTGCCCCGACGCCGCCACCGACCCCGGCGGCATGGTCTGCGCCCGCTTCGACCTGACGGTCTCGGTGCCGGACGGTTACTGGGACGACAACCCGGAGGGCGGCATCCCGTTGTCCATCACCTGGGAGCGCCCCTCGGACGACTTCGACCTGTACGTCTACGACGACCACGGCAAGCAGGTGGCCTCCAGCGCGGGCACCGCCGATCCCGAGGCCACGGTGATCCCGCGGGCTTCGGGCACCTACCACGTGCTCGTGGTGCCGTACGACGTGCACGACAACTCCTTCACCGGCACCGCCTATCTGCCCGCGACCACGGACGCCGGGGACCTCACGTCGTTCTCCGGCGGCGACGGCAGCTACACCGTCGCGGCCGGGCGACTGACCGCCCGCGCCGACTTCCTGAAGGGCGGTCGGCTCCGGCTCCAGGCCGACCCCTCCGGTGCGCTGAGCGATCCGGCCGGCACGGCCATCGTGCGCGAGCAGCCCGCGCTCCAGCGCCACACCTCGTCCTTCGACGCCGGGGACTACTACGGCATCCGGTCCCCCGACGCCGTGCTGCGGGTGTACAAGAAGCCGCTGCGGTTCGGCCTGTACCGGCCCGACAACCGCACCCGGATCTGGCAGGAGGACAAGCCGCTGCGCTGGTCGACCGGCGGCATGCGGCAGAGCCTCACGCGGGGCGCGGACGAGCAGTTCTTCGGCGGCGGCGAGCAGAACGGCAGCTTCTCGCACCGCGGCCGGACGATGTACGTGGCCAACAGCTTCGACTGGAACGAGGGCGGCTACAACAACTCGCAGCCGTTCTACCTCTCCAGCGCGGGCTACGGCGTCTTCCGCAACACGTTTGCACCGGGCGTGTACACCTTCGGCTCGCCGGTGACGACCGGGCAGCAGGAACGGCGCCTGGACGCCTACTACTTCCTCGGCGACGCCAAGCAAGTGATCGGCAAGTACACGGCGTTGGTCGGCCGGCCCTTCATGCCGCCGGTGTACGGGCTCGAACCGGGCGACTCCGACTGCTACCTGCACAACGCCAACCGGGGCGAGCGGCACACCCTGGACGCGCTGAAGATCGCCGACGGCTACACCGAGCACCGGATGCCGCTCGGCTGGATGCTGGTCAACGACGGGTACGGCTGCGGGTACGAGGATCTGGAGCGGACCGCCGAGGGCCTGCGGGACCACCACGCCCAGCTCGGCCTGTGGACCCAGGACGGCATCGACAAGCTCGCCGACCAGGTCAAGGCGGGTCAGCGGGTGGCCAAGCTGGACGTGGCCTGGGTCGGCAACGGCTACAAGTTCGCGCTGGACGCCTGTGACGCCGCCAAGAAGGGGATCGAGGACAACAGCGACGCGCGCGGTTTCGTGTGGCTCCCGGTGTCCTGGGCGGGCGCCCAGCGCTGCGGGGTGCTGTGGAGCGGCGACCAGAAGCTGTCCTGGGACTACATCCGCTGGCAGATCCCGACGTACGCCGGGGCGACGATGTCCGGTATCGCCTACAACACCGGTGACATCGGCAGCATCTACCGCCACGACGCCGAGATGTACACCCGCGACCTCCAGTGGAAGGCGTTCCTGCCGGCCGTCATGACGATGGACGGCTGGGCCAGCGACCTCACCACCGGCAAGCCCGCCGACCAGCAGCCCTGGCGGGACGGCGAGCCGTACACCTCGATCAACCGCACGTACCTCCAGCTGAAGGAACGGCTGCTGCCGTACATGTACACGCTGTCCGCCCAGGCGGCGAAGACGGGCGTGGGTGCCGTGCGACCGCTGTGGCTGGAGTATCCCGACGACCCGAACACCCTGGATGCGCAGGCGAAGTACGAGTTCCTCTCCGGTCCGGACTTCCTCGTCGCGCCGGTGTACCAGGACTCCGACACCCGCGACGGCATCTACCTGCCCAAGGGCACCTGGACCGACTACTGGTCGGGCCGCACCTACCACGGCCCGACCACGCTGAACGGTTACCACGCCCCGCTGGACACCCTGCCGCTGTTCGTGCGCGAGGGCGCGATCGTGCCCATGTGGCCGAAGGGAACGACGAGTTGGCAGACCCGCGACCGGCACGAGCTGGACTGGGACCTGTACCCGGCCGCGCACGGCACCGGTCACTACACGCTCTACGAGGACGACGGCGTGACCCGTGACTTCGCCAAGGGCGCCGCGGCCACCCAGCGGGTGTCCATGCGCGCCGACGGGCGCGGTACGACCGTGACGGTCGGCGCGAGCCGGGGCGACTACGCGGGCAGGCCCGACGCCCGGGCGTACCGGTTCACCGTGCACGGCGGCACCGCTCCCGCGCGGGTCCTGCTCGACGGGCACCAACTGCCGGACGACGCATGGTCGTACGACGCCGGCACGCACGTCACCACCGTCAGCACGCCGAGTCTGCCGCTCGACCGCCGGTTCACCGTGCGGCTGGTCGACCCGAGGTAA
- a CDS encoding SDR family NAD(P)-dependent oxidoreductase, producing the protein MRALADAGHTVYAGIRQPATRNAPAVAGLDRYAVETGVPLHAVELDVQSQDCADAAVARVPAAEGRLDVVVLNAGHMVTGPAEAFASEQLAELYDVNVLGAQRVSRAALPRLRERGEGLLVWIGSSGTRGGCLRRALRCPARGARTAAGGADAAGGGRGRGRRGRRTPGRPARRCPARCSRRAVGCEPGPVTASTVLT; encoded by the coding sequence GTGCGCGCGCTCGCCGACGCCGGTCACACCGTCTACGCCGGCATCCGGCAGCCGGCCACCCGCAACGCGCCCGCCGTGGCCGGTCTCGACCGGTACGCGGTCGAGACCGGCGTGCCGCTGCACGCGGTGGAGCTGGACGTGCAGAGCCAGGACTGCGCGGACGCGGCCGTCGCACGGGTGCCGGCCGCCGAGGGCCGCCTGGACGTGGTGGTGCTCAACGCCGGCCACATGGTCACCGGCCCCGCCGAGGCGTTCGCCTCCGAGCAGCTGGCCGAGCTGTACGACGTCAACGTGCTCGGCGCCCAGCGGGTCAGCCGGGCCGCACTGCCCCGCCTGCGGGAGCGGGGCGAGGGGCTGCTGGTGTGGATCGGCAGCTCCGGCACCCGGGGCGGCTGCCTACGACGAGCGTTACGGTGCCCTGCTCGCGGGGCTCGAACAGCGGCCGGCGGCGCTGATGCCGCCGGAGGCGGACGTGGCCGAGGTCGCCGAGGCCGTCGTACGCCTGGCCGGCCTGCCCGCCGTTGCCCCGCCCGCTGCTCACGGCGGGCAGTTGGCTGTGAGCCGGGGCCGGTGACGGCGAGCACGGTATTGACATGA
- a CDS encoding SDR family oxidoreductase translates to MSAGTNPVQPRVAVVTGGSRGIGRETVTRLAADGYAVVVGYAGNRDRAEAAVEEVTAAGGSALAVRADVAEEQQVAALFEAATAEFGGVDVVVHTAGRMYLAPVAELDLAELDALHRTNVRGTFVVAREAARRLRRGGALVTFSTSVVGLAFPGYGAYSASKGAVEALTLVLARELRGRDVTVNAVAPGPTATDMFLDGKDEETVARLAAQPPLERLGTPADIAEVVAFLASPAGHWVNGQVVRANGGIV, encoded by the coding sequence ATGTCCGCTGGAACGAACCCCGTACAGCCCCGCGTCGCCGTCGTCACCGGCGGTTCCCGCGGTATCGGCCGCGAGACGGTGACGCGGCTGGCCGCCGACGGTTACGCCGTGGTCGTCGGCTACGCCGGTAACCGCGACCGGGCCGAGGCCGCCGTCGAGGAGGTCACAGCGGCGGGCGGCAGCGCGCTCGCCGTCCGCGCCGACGTGGCCGAGGAGCAGCAGGTCGCCGCGTTGTTCGAGGCCGCGACGGCCGAGTTCGGCGGTGTCGACGTCGTCGTGCACACGGCGGGCCGGATGTATCTGGCGCCGGTCGCCGAGCTGGACCTGGCGGAACTGGACGCGCTGCACCGCACCAACGTCCGCGGCACCTTCGTGGTGGCCCGGGAGGCCGCCCGGAGGCTGCGCCGGGGCGGAGCGCTCGTCACCTTCTCCACGTCCGTGGTGGGCCTGGCCTTCCCGGGCTACGGCGCCTACAGCGCGAGCAAGGGTGCGGTCGAGGCGCTGACCCTGGTGCTGGCGCGTGAGCTGCGCGGCCGGGACGTCACCGTGAACGCCGTGGCCCCGGGTCCCACGGCCACCGACATGTTCCTGGACGGCAAGGACGAGGAGACCGTCGCCCGCCTGGCCGCCCAGCCGCCGCTGGAGCGCCTCGGCACGCCGGCCGACATCGCCGAGGTGGTGGCCTTCCTCGCCTCCCCGGCCGGTCACTGGGTCAACGGCCAGGTGGTCCGCGCCAACGGCGGCATCGTCTGA